The DNA region GAGTTCGAGAATCCAGCTCGTGACGTTGTCGAGGAAGTAGCGGTCGTGGGTGACGATGAGGATGGCGCCGGGATAGCTGCGCAGGTGCCCTTCCAGCCAGTTCACCGTTTCGGCGTCGAGATGGTTGGTCGGCTCGTCGAGCAGCAGCAGCTCGGGCTGCTCCAGCAGCAGGCGGCAGAGCGCGACGCGGCGCTTCTCGCCGCCCGAGAGCCGGTCCACCGCCCAGTCGTCCGGCGGGCAGCCCAGCGCGTCCATCGCCTGCTCGACCTGGGACTCGAGGTCCCACAGATTCTGCGAGTCGATCTTGTCCTGGAGCGCGGCGGCCTCTTCCGCCGTCTCGTCGGAATAGTCCATCATCAGCTCGTTGTAGCGGTCGAGGATGGCCTTCTTCGCCGCCACGCCGAGCATGACGTTGCCGCGCACGTCGAGCGAGGGATCGAGCGGCGGCTCCTGCGGCAGGTAGCCGACGCGGGCGCCCTCGGCCACCCAGCCGTCGCCGGTATATTCGGTGTCGATGCCGGCCATGATGCGCAGGAGCGTCGACTTGCCGGCGCCGTTGACGCCGAGCACGCCGATCTTGGCATCCGGGTAGAACGACAGATTGATGTTGTTCAGAACCTGCTTGCCGCCGGGATAGGTCTTGGACAGACCCCGCATGTGGTAGATGAATTGACGTCCGTTCATGTCGATTGCTGCGGTCAGGCCGTGGTCAAGGCCATGCCGCCCTTTCTGGCGTTTCAGGGAATTGCGGCCGTTCTAGTCGAGCGCCCTGCCGGTGGCAACGGGTGGGCGCGGGCGGGGTGGCGCCGGGCGCGCCGGCCACGGACCGTCTTCGCATCCGCGAAAATTCGGGCTTGCGCGCAACCGCCTGGAAAGACTCCTGGGTTTACGTCGAACCTGGTCGATTGCCCCCCCAACAGCCGATCGGGATTGCGCGCCAATGGCTCTGGCAGCCTCATCAGGACCGATTTCAGCCGACGACGCCGCCGGCGCACAGGCGCCCGGCGCGTTGGCGCTGGAGGCGCTGGGCGCGCTGGCCGTGGGCGTCGCGGTGATCGGCGCCGACCGCCGGATCCTCCTGGAGACCCCGCGCTTTCGCGAGCTGCTCGGCACCTGCGCCCGGGCGGAGGCGCTGCAGGGCTGGGGCGAGGATCTCGCGCCGCGCGAGATCGAGCTTGCGTGCGGCCGGCGGGTGCGTCTGGCCGCTGCGCGCCTTGCCCAGGGGCTCCTGGTGAGCGCCGAGGACGTGCGCGGCTGCGTCGATCCCAAGCGGGTGGCCGATCTGGCGCGCATCGATCCCCTGACCGGCCTCGGCAACCGGCTGATGTTCCAGGAGCGGCTGGCCGAGTTCGCGGCCCGGCGCGACGCCAAGGCGGGGGCGGTCGCGGTGCTGACGATCGGCCTCGGCCGCTTCAAGGATATCCGCGAGTCGCTCGGCCATCCGGTGGGCGACGCGCTGCAGCGTCTGGTGGCCGACCGGCTGCGGCAGGTGCTGGGCCCCGACGATCTCGCCGCCCGCTTCGGCGGCGACGAGTTCGGCCTGATCCAGGCCGGCCGGCCGCAGCCGCAATCGGCCGCGGCGCTGGCGGACCGCGTCATCGATCTGCTCGGCCGTCCCTATGTGGTGGAGGGCCATCTGCTCAACACGCCGGTCAATGTCGGCATAGCGCTGATGCCGGCGGGCGAGGGCGACGGCAGCCTGACGCTGCGGGGCGCCGACCTGGCGCTGTGCCGGGCGCGGGACGCCGGCCACGGCACCTTCCGCTTCTTCGAAGCGGCGATGGACGACCAAGTGCAGACGCGCCGGCGGCTGGAGCTCGATCTGCGTCGCGCGCTGGCGATGCGCGAGTTCGTGCTACTCTATCAGCCGCAGCTCAATCTCGCCTCGCACGAGATCACCGGCTTCGAGGCGCTGCTGCGCTGGCACAGCCCCCGGCACGGCGTCGTGCCGCCGTCGGTGTTCATTCCGCTCGCCGAGGAGTTCGGCCTGATCGGCGCCATCGGCGAGTGGGTCATCCGCACCGCCTGCCGCGAGGCCGCCGGCTGGGAGCGGCCGCTCAGCGTCGCGGTCAATGTCTCGGCTGCGCAGTTCGGCGCCTCCAACCTCGTGCCGGTGGTGCTGTCGGCGCTGGGGGAGAGCGGGCTCGATCCGCGCCGGCTGGAGCTGGAGATCACCGAGAGCGTGCTGCTGAAGGATGATGGCTCCGTGCTCGACGTGCTGCGCATGGTGCGCCGGATCGGCGTGCATGTGTCGATGGACGATTTCGGCACCGGCTATTCGTCGCTGTCGCGGCTGCACAGCTTTCCGTTCGACAAGATCAAGATCGACCAGACCTTCGTCCGGGTCCAGCCGAACGACACGAGTGCGACCGCGATCGTGCGGGCCATTTCGGCGCTCGGCCGAAGCCTCGGCATCGCCACCATCGCCGAGGGCGTCGAGACCGCCGAGCAGTTCGACCGCGTTGCCGCCGCCGGCTGCACCGACGTGCAGGGCTATCTGATCAGCCCGCCGGTGCCGGCCGACCGGATTGCCGATGTCATGCGCGAACACAGCGCCAGTCCCGCCGGGACGTGAGCCAGGACCACCGCAATGATGGCCGCCGAACCCGATCTCTACCGCCTGGTCTATTGCAGCCGGAACCGCATTCTCGGCTCGCCGCCGGATGTCGCGGCGCAGATCGAGGCGATCCTGGCGACATCGCGGCGCCTGAATGCCCGCGTCGGCATCACCGGGGCGCTGGTGTTCAATGCCGGCATGTTCGCCCAGGTGCTGGAAGGCGCGCGCGACCATGTGGAAGCGACCATGGAGCGGATTCTCCGCGATGAGCGCCACGGCAACATCCAGGTGCTCGGCTTCGACCGCGCCGAGGCGCGCGGCTTCCCGTCATGGTCGATGGGCTATCTCGGGCGCTCGCGCGAGGGCCAGAGCCTGTTTGCCCATATCGGCGAGTCGACGGGGTTCGAGGCGGCGCGGCTCGACGGCGAGCATATCTACAATGTGATGCGCGCCATCGCGGTGGAGGAGGAAGCCGCCGCGGGACGGCTCAATCTCCTACGCGATCCTTTGCGCGATCCCTTGCGCGCGTGAGCGTGCCGGCGGCTGCCCCGCGCGCTCTTGCGGCTTCCGGCTGAACGGCCGGCGAACCCGTCTCACGCCATCTGCAGATCGGCCAGCGCCGCATGGAAGGCGGCGGCGCGCTCGGCCACCTCGGCCGGCGAGCGCCCGGCGGCGTAGAGCGCCGCGCCCAGGCCGAACCCGTTGGCACCGGCCGCGAAATAGGCCGCCATGCTCTCCGGCGTGATGCCGCCGGCCGGGATCAGCTTGATCGAGGGCGGCACCACCACGCGCAGCGACTTCACCACCTCGGGGCGGATCATCTCCGCCGGGAACAGCTTCACCGTGGTGACGCCGAGCGCGGTGGCGGCGAACAGCTCGCTCGGCGTCGCCACGCCCGGCATCGGCGTCAGGCCGTATTTCTTGGTGAGGCGGACGACGGTCTCATCATAGCTCGGGCAATCGACCAGGCGTCCGCCGACGCGCGCGACATCGGCCACCTGACGCTCGCTCACAACGGCGCCGGCGCCGATCACCGTGGTGTCGCCGAACGCATCGACCAGCCGGCGGATGCTGCTCAGCGCATCGGGGGTGGTGAGCGGAACCTGCATGACACTGAAGCCGGCATCGACCAGGACCTTGCCGATCGGCACCGCCTCGTCGGGGGTCACGCCGCGCAGAATCGCGACCAGCGGGCAGGCGGCCAATGCCGCATCGAATGTCACAGGCATGTCATCGTCCTCACAAAGCTCGGCGCTTGCCGGAGAGTGCAGGCGGCAAAGCCGATGCACCGCAAACGCCGCGCCGCGCGGCGGCGGACGCGCAGCAGATCGCTCCAGGCAAAGGCGCGTAAGCTCATCGCGCTCCAATCGAGTGCAAACGGACGCCTGTCAATCGATGGCGGCCGCTCCGCTCCGGAAGTCCCGACAATATCGCAGAGTCGTTCCTAGCATTTCCTGTCCGGCACGTCGCCTCGTGGTCACACGATCCTCAACGCCGGGTGCGATGCGGCAAGTGGTTGCGCGCGGTCGCATTTCTGCCGGCCGGCGGCTCATCCTGGGATGTCCGCGCCAGCCGCCGGCACGTCGATGATCGCAGCCGTCTTTACGGTGACGAATCACCGGCGGACCCGTTGGTTTGCCGGCTTTGGTCTTTCGCGCCGGGGGTCCGCTTCGCCGCGCCGCGCCGCCGAGGCTTGCGGGGAGCAGTGTCGGCCGGGGTGTGGCCGGGGGTGTCCGCCGCCGGGCCGGCCGGGGCAGGGGCCGGCGTGTGGGGTCGGGGCGCCGTCAGCCGGTGCGCGCCGGCATAGGCGAGCAGCCGCTCGGCGAAGGCGTGCGGCCGCTCGGCGGCGAGCCGGGCCATCTGCTGCTCGGCGGCGGCGACGTGCTGGCCCTGGCGGGTGCGAATCGCCGCCATCAGGCGGGCGTGCCGGCCGGCATCGAGCAGGCGCGGCGCGCCGGCCAGGAAGTGGCTCAGCGCCTCCAGATCCTGGCCCTGGCCCAGCCGATCGCGCAGCCGTTGCACCTCGTCGATCCACACCTCGATCGGCCGCGGCCACAGCGGCAGCGCCAGCTCTATCTGGTAGCGATGGATCACCGCCGCCTTGCGAAGCTCGTGCAGCGAATCGGCGGAGGCCGCCGACCAGTCCTGCGGCGCGGCGTGCACCATGCGGCGAAAGCCCCGGGCAAGGCCGGCGATCAGCGCGCGCAGCGGCAGGTCGGCCTCGGCGATTCGCGCGGCCGCCGCCCGGGCGCGGCCGAGGAAGGCCAGCACGTCGGCGCGCACCGTGGTGTCGAGGCTCGCCGCCTCGCTGGCCCGGCGCGCCGCCTCCAGCGCCTCGCGCACCGGCGCGGCGAGATCGGGGCGAATCAGCTTCTTGTCGATGAGGTCGTCGAGCCCCTCGCGCGCGGCGGTGAGGTCGCGGGCGCCGGACAGCCGGCGCGCCAGCGCCCCGGCCTCGCGGCGCTCGGCCTTGGCCGCCTCGCCGCGCAGCGGCTCGGTGAGCCGCAGCAGCGCCCGGTGGCGCTTCATCGCCTTGCGGAACTCGTGGATGGCGACATCGTCGCGGTGGCGGCCGGATTCGAGGGTGGCGGCGGCGTCCTCCACGCCGGCGATCAGCGCGCGCGACAGCTCGCCAGCCGCCGCATCCTCCGCATCCGGCATGCGCTTGGCCATATTTTCCTGCTCCCTGCGCTCTGCCGGCGGCGGTTCACGCGCTGTCCCCACCTTTGTCGCCGGCCCGGTCGCCGGTGCAGTTTCGTTGCCAACGTGCCGGGCATTTTCGGGAGGGGAGAATTTCATACGCGAAATCAATGACCTGCCGGCCGCCCCGGCCCCCGCATCGATGGCTGCGGGCCTGTCCGGTGGCGTCTCGCGCTCTCCCTCGCCGGCTTTGGCAACAATGATATGACAAAAATGTCGTGCCGCGGCCTTCCCTTTGCGGGGGGCAGTTGCTAGATAACCGGCGCGCCGCCGCTCTTACGGAGTCGCAGCGCCCCTGTCGCGGGGTGGAGCAGCCCGGTAGCTCGTCAGGCTCATAACCTGAAGGTCAGAGGTTCAAATCCTCTCCCCGCAACCAACAAAAAGCCCGCCGTCTCGGTGAGACGGTGGGCTTTTTGACTCTCGGCCTCGCCGCCGAGGGGGGTGCGCTACAGCTTGCGTCAGACGCGTCTGGCTGCGGCCGTGCCGGCCAGCGTTGCCACGAAGCCGAGCAGCGCGACGACGGTCAGCGGCCCGCTCCAGGCGCGGCCATCCGGCCAGGCCAGCATGTCGCCCATGACGCGCAGCGCCACCGAGGCATGCAGCACGACGAGCGGCACGTAGAGGATCGGCCGATAGGCGAGGCGCACCCGCGCCACCGCCGGCAGGATGATCAGCGCGTGGCCGAACACCATCGACAGCACGAAGCCGACCAGCACGGCGTGCAGCGCCGCGTCATAGCCGAAGGTGGCGGTGGCCGGGGGCGCGGCCAGCAGCAGCACGCCGGCACCACCGAGCCACGCATAGCCGGCAGCCATGCACGCCGCCATGAACCGGGTCTGGCCGGTCTGGCGCAGCGTGATGCGCACCACGTCGTGGCGCGCCAGCCAGGCGGTCATCGTGGTCAGGGCAAGGCCGGTCATCGCGGCGCCGCGCCTGTCGATGATGCCATAGGCCACACCGGCGAGCAGCAGCAGAACGGCGAGGGCGAACAGCGCCACGCTGCCGCGCTTGGGCGCGGTCAGCCGGCTGAGTTCGAGCCGTTCGCCGGCAATGGTGAGAATCAGGAAGGCGAGCCACCAGCCGGTGACGTCCGGCACGCTCCGGCCGGCGAGCCACAGCAGGTTGCCGGCGAGCCAGGACAGCGCACCGAGCGACAATGTTGCCGTGAACAGCGCCGGCTGCCGGGTGGTGATGACCAGCGTCGCGGCGGACAGCGCCGCGGCGGCGAGCACGTAGGCGAGGGCACCGAAGGCGGGCGGCAGGCCGGCCAGCAGGCTCAGGCTGCCGAGCGCGGCAAAAGCCGGGGCCGCATATGCCGCATCGCGCCCCAGCGCCACCGCGCGCTCCAGGCTGATCACCGTGCCGAACAGCCCGCACACCAGCAGCGGCCCGTGCAGCTCGGCCAGCCGCTCGCCGGGCGGCAGCGCCCAGCCGAGCCGCAAAAGCCCGCCATAGAGCCCGGTGAGCATGGCGAGCGCGCCGAGCCCGAGCAGGGCGATGCGAAACGGGATCCGGCTCGTCGGCGAGGTTGCGCGCGTGGTTTCACGCGGTGCGCTCGATGCGGACGCGCCAGACATCGGGGCCATCCTCCAGATAATCCCAGGCGAACTGGTCGGGATGCGACAGATCGAGATAGGTGCGCAGCGGCTGGGGGTCGTGGTCGTTGACGATGGTCAGCACCGCGCCGGGCTCCAGCTCCTCCAGGGTGCGCACGAGGGTGTTGCGGCAGGTGCCCGGCGTCAGGGTGCGGACATCGATGATGGCGGAAGCGGCGGTGGTCATCAGGCTTGGTTCCTCGGTGCGCGGCCCAACAGCGTCAGGCCGCGATCGGTGATGCGGTCGGGGCTCCAGGCCGGCTCCCAGACCAGGGCGACATCGATGGCGGGGGCGTCGGCGAAACGCCGCCGCAGGGCGGCGCGGGCATCCTCGACGATCATGTCGCCGAGCGGGCAGGCCTGGGCGGTGAGGGTGAGGTCGACCTCGATGGCGTCGGGGGTGCGGCTGGCGCGATAGACCAGCCCGAGGTCGACCACGCTGAGCCCGATCTCCGGATCGACAACCGCGGTGAGGCAGTCGAGGATCTCGGGATCGAGCGCAGCGGACGGGGGAGACGAGAGGGGGGACGTCACGTTCGACACGGCGCACCTCGCTGGAGAGGTCGCCACCATGACGAAGCGGGACGGGCGGCTCTTTGTCGGGGCGCAAACTCGGCAACGATTGCGCGGCGTGGTCGCGCCGGTTTGTCCGGGCACAAAGACCGGGCGGGGCCTGCGGCCTAGAACTCCGCGCATCAATGGCGCTTCGCCGCGGAGGACCGATGGCCGTTCAGCCCTGGCACGCCGTGGCCGACGTGATGGGCCGCGCGCCGGCAACGATCCGGGTGTTCCTGGATCACCGCATGCATTGCGTGGGGTGTCCGATCGCCCGCTTCCACAGTGTCGAGGAGGCGTGCCGCGAGCACGGGCTGGCGCTGCCGCCGGTGCTCGCCGCCCTCGATGCCGCGGTGGCGGTTCACCAGGACGCGCCGCCGTGACGGAGGTGGGGTCAGAAGCTGCCTTCGGCCAGCATCATCAGCTGGTGGGGCTGGCGCAGCGTGATCTTCTGGCGCGTGCTCTCGACCAGGCCGCGCGCCTCCCAGGCGCTGAGGATGCGGCTCACGGTGTGCAGCGTGGTGCCCGTCATCTCGGCGATGTCCTGCCGGGAGATCGGAAAATCGATCGTCACCCCGGTCTCGACCTTGCGCCCGGCCTGCTGGGCGAGGCGCAGCAGCGCGTGGGCGACGCGGCGCTCGACCTCCAGCGTCGACATCTCGACGATGCGGGTGTGCATGTCCTGCAGCCGTGCGCCCACCGTCTGCAGCGTGTTGCCGGCGAGTTCGGGATGCGCCGCCACCAGCCGCGGCCACGCCGCCGACGGCCATTGCAGGGCGATGCTGTCCACCACCGCCACCGCCGTGCCGGGATAGGCGGTGCGGCCGATCGCCATGGCGACGCCGAACACCTCGCCCGGCACGACGAAGCGCACCACCACCTGCTGGCCGTCCGGCGTCAGCTTGAACACCCGCAGATGCCCGTGCAGCAGCACGAAGAAGGCGTGGGCCTCGGCGTCCTGGTGGAACACCGCCGCACCCTTGGGATATCGCACCGATTGGGCCTCGCGCAGCAGCGCGTCGAGGTGTTCGGGCGC from Blastochloris tepida includes:
- a CDS encoding putative bifunctional diguanylate cyclase/phosphodiesterase, which encodes MALAASSGPISADDAAGAQAPGALALEALGALAVGVAVIGADRRILLETPRFRELLGTCARAEALQGWGEDLAPREIELACGRRVRLAAARLAQGLLVSAEDVRGCVDPKRVADLARIDPLTGLGNRLMFQERLAEFAARRDAKAGAVAVLTIGLGRFKDIRESLGHPVGDALQRLVADRLRQVLGPDDLAARFGGDEFGLIQAGRPQPQSAAALADRVIDLLGRPYVVEGHLLNTPVNVGIALMPAGEGDGSLTLRGADLALCRARDAGHGTFRFFEAAMDDQVQTRRRLELDLRRALAMREFVLLYQPQLNLASHEITGFEALLRWHSPRHGVVPPSVFIPLAEEFGLIGAIGEWVIRTACREAAGWERPLSVAVNVSAAQFGASNLVPVVLSALGESGLDPRRLELEITESVLLKDDGSVLDVLRMVRRIGVHVSMDDFGTGYSSLSRLHSFPFDKIKIDQTFVRVQPNDTSATAIVRAISALGRSLGIATIAEGVETAEQFDRVAAAGCTDVQGYLISPPVPADRIADVMREHSASPAGT
- a CDS encoding BLUF domain-containing protein, whose product is MMAAEPDLYRLVYCSRNRILGSPPDVAAQIEAILATSRRLNARVGITGALVFNAGMFAQVLEGARDHVEATMERILRDERHGNIQVLGFDRAEARGFPSWSMGYLGRSREGQSLFAHIGESTGFEAARLDGEHIYNVMRAIAVEEEAAAGRLNLLRDPLRDPLRA
- a CDS encoding 2-dehydro-3-deoxy-6-phosphogalactonate aldolase codes for the protein MPVTFDAALAACPLVAILRGVTPDEAVPIGKVLVDAGFSVMQVPLTTPDALSSIRRLVDAFGDTTVIGAGAVVSERQVADVARVGGRLVDCPSYDETVVRLTKKYGLTPMPGVATPSELFAATALGVTTVKLFPAEMIRPEVVKSLRVVVPPSIKLIPAGGITPESMAAYFAAGANGFGLGAALYAAGRSPAEVAERAAAFHAALADLQMA
- a CDS encoding CHAD domain-containing protein → MAKRMPDAEDAAAGELSRALIAGVEDAAATLESGRHRDDVAIHEFRKAMKRHRALLRLTEPLRGEAAKAERREAGALARRLSGARDLTAAREGLDDLIDKKLIRPDLAAPVREALEAARRASEAASLDTTVRADVLAFLGRARAAAARIAEADLPLRALIAGLARGFRRMVHAAPQDWSAASADSLHELRKAAVIHRYQIELALPLWPRPIEVWIDEVQRLRDRLGQGQDLEALSHFLAGAPRLLDAGRHARLMAAIRTRQGQHVAAAEQQMARLAAERPHAFAERLLAYAGAHRLTAPRPHTPAPAPAGPAADTPGHTPADTAPRKPRRRGAAKRTPGAKDQSRQTNGSAGDSSP
- a CDS encoding DUF2249 domain-containing protein — translated: MTTAASAIIDVRTLTPGTCRNTLVRTLEELEPGAVLTIVNDHDPQPLRTYLDLSHPDQFAWDYLEDGPDVWRVRIERTA
- a CDS encoding metal-sulfur cluster assembly factor — encoded protein: MTSPLSSPPSAALDPEILDCLTAVVDPEIGLSVVDLGLVYRASRTPDAIEVDLTLTAQACPLGDMIVEDARAALRRRFADAPAIDVALVWEPAWSPDRITDRGLTLLGRAPRNQA
- a CDS encoding DUF1858 domain-containing protein; the encoded protein is MAVQPWHAVADVMGRAPATIRVFLDHRMHCVGCPIARFHSVEEACREHGLALPPVLAALDAAVAVHQDAPP
- a CDS encoding Crp/Fnr family transcriptional regulator, with the translated sequence MASLDRTLIANLPLFAGLAPEHLDALLREAQSVRYPKGAAVFHQDAEAHAFFVLLHGHLRVFKLTPDGQQVVVRFVVPGEVFGVAMAIGRTAYPGTAVAVVDSIALQWPSAAWPRLVAAHPELAGNTLQTVGARLQDMHTRIVEMSTLEVERRVAHALLRLAQQAGRKVETGVTIDFPISRQDIAEMTGTTLHTVSRILSAWEARGLVESTRQKITLRQPHQLMMLAEGSF